One Ranitomeya variabilis isolate aRanVar5 chromosome 5, aRanVar5.hap1, whole genome shotgun sequence DNA window includes the following coding sequences:
- the GOLGA7 gene encoding golgin subfamily A member 7, which produces MRPQAAVAGKVFIQRDYTNGTLCQFQTKFPSELENRVDRQQFEETIRKLNSLYAEAEKLGGQSYLEGCLACLTAYTIFLCMETHYEKVLKKIAKYIQEQNEKIYAPQGLLITDPIERGLRVIEITIYEDRSLTGR; this is translated from the exons ATGAGACCGCAGGCAGCTGTGGCCGGTAAAGTCTTTATCCAGAGAGACTACACCAATGGCACCTTGTGCCAGTTTCAGACCAagttcccctctgagctggagAATCGG GTTGACCGACAGCAGTTTGAGGAGACCATACGGAAACTGAACAGCCTGTACGCAGAGGCGGAGAAGCTGGGAGGCCAGTCCTACCTGGAGGGCTGCCTGGCCTGCCTCACTGCCTATACCATCTTCCTATGTATGGAGACGCACTATGAGAAG GTTCTGAAGAAGATTGCCAAGTATATTCAAGAACAAAATGAGAAGATTTATGCCCCCCAGGGCCTGCTCATTACTGACCCCATAGAAAGGGGCCTCCGTGTG ATTGAGATTACGATCTATGAGGACAGAAGCCTGACTGGCAGATAG